Proteins from a genomic interval of Leifsonia shinshuensis:
- a CDS encoding ABC transporter permease — protein MNASATAASLGRPASPATGSAPRADLHGLPHMLRFVVARNWLRLLVWAVVLVGMIPLVYESQRAAFPTQASREAYARIADTPSVAALTGTPYAANTLGGILVLKIWMTLALSLALATIFLVTRNGRADEEGGRAELLRANSLGLHAYTVANYLVVGAFDLVVGAAIALTAAALTLPVGGSLVLGGSLAAVGLFFLGVSALFGQLASTGRGANGWSTAVLGAVFVLRAVGDLNGTGTAPSWVSWLSPIGWGQAMRPYGENRWWPALLLVGGAALLCAIALRLEGRRDLGAGVLADRAGAPRAGGFLTSPFGLAVREQRGLLVGWFAGSITLAILYGSVATAIANLLGSNPVFAAYIGGHTSTFVNAILGWLVLLNGIIASAFGVQTALQARSEEAAGYAEPQLAGSISRLRWSGSRLLVAALGSALLLAVSGFVMGAAYGASTSDFSPAWTLTGASLAYWPAVLVSAGVPVLLFGLVPRLAGVLSWSYLSAMAILSFAGTLFGLPSWLVDHTPLTATPRLPGVAFDGVPLAILAGVAVVLWTVGLVAFRRRDLAVDA, from the coding sequence ATGAACGCCTCCGCCACCGCCGCGTCGCTCGGACGACCGGCATCCCCCGCCACCGGCTCGGCGCCCCGGGCCGACCTGCACGGCCTGCCGCACATGCTGCGCTTCGTCGTCGCGCGCAACTGGCTCCGGCTGCTGGTCTGGGCGGTCGTGCTCGTGGGGATGATCCCGCTGGTCTACGAGTCGCAGCGCGCGGCGTTCCCCACCCAGGCCTCGCGTGAGGCGTACGCGCGCATCGCGGACACGCCGTCGGTCGCCGCGCTCACGGGCACGCCTTACGCGGCGAACACGCTCGGCGGCATCCTGGTACTCAAGATCTGGATGACCCTCGCCCTCAGCCTCGCGCTGGCCACGATCTTCCTGGTGACCCGCAACGGCCGGGCCGACGAGGAGGGCGGCCGGGCGGAGCTGCTGCGGGCGAACTCCCTCGGCCTGCACGCCTACACGGTCGCGAACTACCTGGTGGTCGGCGCCTTCGACCTCGTCGTCGGAGCCGCGATCGCGCTGACCGCCGCGGCGCTGACCCTCCCGGTCGGCGGCAGCCTGGTGCTCGGGGGATCGCTGGCCGCGGTCGGGCTGTTCTTCCTCGGCGTCTCCGCGCTCTTCGGCCAGCTGGCCTCGACCGGACGCGGCGCGAACGGCTGGAGCACGGCCGTCCTCGGCGCGGTGTTCGTGCTCCGGGCCGTCGGCGACCTCAACGGCACGGGGACCGCGCCGTCCTGGGTCTCCTGGCTCTCCCCGATCGGCTGGGGACAGGCGATGCGCCCGTACGGAGAGAACCGCTGGTGGCCTGCGCTGCTCCTGGTCGGCGGAGCGGCGCTGCTCTGCGCGATCGCCCTCCGGCTGGAGGGCCGCCGCGACCTCGGCGCCGGCGTTCTGGCGGACCGGGCCGGGGCGCCGCGCGCCGGAGGCTTCCTCACGTCCCCATTCGGGCTCGCCGTGCGGGAGCAGCGCGGGCTGCTCGTCGGATGGTTCGCCGGCAGCATCACCCTGGCGATCCTGTACGGCTCGGTGGCGACCGCCATCGCGAACCTGCTGGGCTCCAACCCGGTGTTCGCGGCCTACATCGGCGGCCACACGTCCACGTTCGTGAACGCGATCCTCGGCTGGCTGGTCTTGCTGAACGGGATCATCGCCAGCGCGTTCGGCGTGCAGACGGCGTTGCAGGCGCGGAGCGAGGAGGCGGCGGGATACGCCGAGCCGCAGCTCGCCGGGAGCATCTCCCGGCTGCGCTGGTCCGGCTCCCGGCTGCTCGTCGCAGCCCTCGGCTCCGCGCTCCTGCTCGCCGTGAGCGGATTCGTCATGGGCGCGGCGTACGGGGCCTCCACGTCGGACTTCTCCCCGGCGTGGACGCTGACCGGCGCCTCCCTGGCCTACTGGCCAGCGGTCCTGGTGAGCGCCGGGGTCCCCGTGCTCCTCTTCGGGCTCGTGCCGCGGCTCGCCGGAGTGCTGTCCTGGAGCTACCTGAGCGCGATGGCGATCCTCAGCTTCGCCGGAACGCTGTTCGGCCTGCCGTCCTGGCTGGTCGACCACACACCGCTGACGGCGACGCCCCGGCTGCCGGGGGTGGCCTTCGACGGGGTTCCGCTCGCGATCCTGGCGGGTGTCGCGGTCGTGCTGTGGACGGTCGGCCTCGTCGCGTTCCGCCGCCGGGATCTGGCGGTGGACGCCTAG
- a CDS encoding DUF5652 family protein, whose protein sequence is MRNHYEASRMGMHDVPPAGRALVVAVVAWSLAWKGASLWHAARNGSKPWFVTLLLTNTLGVLDAVYLFGVARRRGREELDELAILEVTGEPEQEGHPQET, encoded by the coding sequence ATGAGAAACCACTACGAAGCGTCCCGGATGGGGATGCACGACGTGCCGCCCGCGGGCCGCGCCCTCGTCGTCGCGGTCGTCGCCTGGAGCCTCGCCTGGAAGGGCGCATCCCTGTGGCACGCCGCCAGGAACGGCAGCAAGCCGTGGTTCGTCACGCTGCTGCTGACCAACACGCTCGGCGTCCTCGACGCGGTCTACCTGTTCGGGGTGGCCCGCAGGCGCGGCAGGGAGGAGCTCGACGAGCTCGCGATCCTGGAGGTCACCGGCGAGCCGGAGCAGGAGGGCCACCCGCAGGAGACCTGA
- a CDS encoding FAD-dependent oxidoreductase, with amino-acid sequence MRTIIVGGVAGGMSAATRLRRLDESRDIVVFERGPYVSYANCGLPYYVGGVIRDRSALLLQTPQSLASRFRLDVRTGHEVIAVDAAQRTVTVLDLASGETATEGYDELVLAAGASAREAAGHPGIPTHTLRTVEDVDAIGALVDAAADHPSALVVGGGFIGLEAVENLVRRGIHVTLVQRGPHLLSPLDPEMVAPLEAQLRSHGVDVRTGVTIDTVEDGVVVLGDGSALRPDFIVDASGVVPSVDLARTAGLALGPTGGIAVDARNRTSDPHIYAVGDGVEKIDALSGDAALVTMAGLANRHGRSVADVIAGHDERNTPALGTAIVKVFDTVVAKVGWSERQLVSAGRDHRVIHTHPTSHATYYPGAQPMSMKLLVDPATDAILGAQLVGGEGVDKRVDVIAVAMAGGITASGLARLELAYAPQFGSAKDPVNQLGYVADNLRTGATRAIQWHELDAALAAGATLVDVRTAGEHAAGAIPGAVNIPVDDLRDRLAELPAGPVVVHCQVGQRGHTAARILTQHGFDVVNLDGGYRTWAAGAATREREGVAA; translated from the coding sequence GTGAGAACGATCATCGTCGGCGGCGTCGCCGGAGGAATGTCGGCGGCCACGCGGCTGCGCCGGCTGGACGAGTCGCGCGACATCGTCGTCTTCGAGCGCGGCCCGTACGTCTCCTACGCGAACTGCGGCCTGCCGTACTACGTCGGCGGGGTGATCCGCGACCGGTCGGCGCTGCTGCTGCAGACCCCGCAGTCGCTGGCGTCCCGGTTCCGGCTGGATGTCCGCACCGGCCACGAGGTGATCGCCGTCGACGCCGCGCAACGCACGGTCACCGTGCTCGACCTCGCGAGCGGCGAGACGGCGACCGAGGGCTACGACGAGCTGGTCCTCGCCGCCGGCGCCTCCGCGCGCGAGGCCGCGGGACATCCGGGCATCCCCACGCACACGCTGCGCACGGTGGAGGACGTGGACGCGATCGGCGCGCTGGTGGACGCTGCGGCCGACCACCCGTCGGCGCTGGTCGTCGGCGGCGGCTTCATCGGCCTGGAGGCCGTGGAGAACCTGGTGCGGCGCGGCATCCACGTCACCCTCGTCCAGCGCGGGCCGCACCTGCTGAGCCCGCTCGACCCCGAGATGGTGGCGCCGCTGGAGGCCCAGCTGCGCAGCCACGGCGTGGACGTCCGCACCGGCGTCACGATCGACACGGTGGAGGACGGTGTCGTCGTCCTCGGCGACGGGAGCGCGCTGCGTCCCGACTTCATCGTCGACGCGTCCGGCGTGGTCCCGAGCGTGGACCTGGCGCGCACCGCCGGGCTGGCGCTCGGCCCGACCGGCGGGATCGCCGTCGACGCGCGCAACCGCACCAGCGACCCGCACATCTATGCCGTCGGCGACGGTGTCGAGAAGATCGACGCGCTCTCCGGGGACGCGGCCCTGGTGACGATGGCCGGCCTGGCCAACCGGCACGGACGCTCCGTCGCCGACGTGATCGCCGGGCACGACGAGCGGAACACTCCCGCGCTCGGCACCGCGATCGTGAAGGTGTTCGACACGGTCGTCGCCAAGGTCGGCTGGAGCGAGCGGCAGCTCGTGTCCGCCGGGCGCGACCACCGCGTCATCCACACTCACCCGACGTCGCACGCGACCTATTACCCCGGGGCGCAGCCGATGTCGATGAAGCTGCTGGTCGACCCGGCGACCGACGCGATCCTCGGCGCGCAGCTCGTCGGCGGGGAGGGCGTGGACAAGCGCGTCGACGTCATCGCGGTGGCGATGGCGGGCGGCATCACCGCCTCCGGGCTCGCCCGCCTCGAGCTCGCGTACGCGCCGCAGTTCGGCTCGGCGAAGGACCCGGTGAACCAGCTCGGCTACGTGGCCGACAACCTCCGCACCGGCGCGACCCGCGCGATCCAGTGGCACGAGCTGGACGCGGCGCTCGCCGCCGGCGCGACCCTGGTGGATGTCCGCACCGCGGGCGAGCACGCCGCCGGCGCGATCCCCGGCGCCGTCAACATCCCCGTCGACGACCTCCGCGACCGGCTCGCCGAGCTGCCCGCAGGCCCCGTCGTCGTGCACTGCCAGGTCGGACAGCGCGGGCACACCGCGGCGCGCATCCTCACCCAGCACGGGTTCGACGTCGTCAACCTCGACGGCGGCTACCGCACCTGGGCGGCGGGCGCGGCCACGAGGGAGCGGGAGGGCGTCGCGGCCTAG
- a CDS encoding cytochrome b N-terminal domain-containing protein: MSGPHAPTGADQEEVYTWTGRARRWLLKVLPPEKLLPQDQPSYVSSWIYVFGMASLAALAVVIASGLVLSLNGPAWYHVSGLGHFTNSVHLWSVELFFLLMVVHLWGKYWMAAWRGGRVLTWITGVIAFAVSIAAAFTGYLLQTNFDSQWIAFQGKDALNAVGIGAWFNVADLGQMLTWHIVLLPIGVGAIVVLHVLLVRVHGVVPPIDATENDDQVVHPYNESTYDESTFNESGAPR; this comes from the coding sequence ATGAGCGGGCCGCACGCCCCGACCGGCGCGGACCAGGAAGAGGTCTACACCTGGACAGGCCGCGCCCGCCGCTGGCTGCTCAAGGTCCTCCCGCCGGAGAAGCTGCTGCCGCAGGACCAGCCGAGCTACGTCTCCTCGTGGATCTACGTGTTCGGGATGGCGTCGCTGGCCGCCCTCGCGGTCGTCATCGCGTCCGGCCTGGTGCTCAGCCTGAACGGCCCCGCCTGGTACCACGTCTCCGGCCTCGGGCACTTCACGAACAGCGTGCACCTCTGGAGCGTCGAGCTGTTCTTTCTGCTGATGGTCGTGCACCTCTGGGGGAAGTACTGGATGGCGGCCTGGCGCGGCGGCCGGGTGCTCACCTGGATCACGGGCGTGATCGCCTTCGCCGTGTCGATCGCGGCGGCGTTCACCGGCTACCTGCTGCAGACGAACTTCGACTCGCAGTGGATCGCCTTCCAGGGCAAGGACGCCCTCAACGCCGTCGGGATCGGCGCCTGGTTCAACGTCGCCGACCTCGGGCAGATGCTCACCTGGCACATCGTGCTGCTGCCGATCGGCGTCGGCGCGATCGTCGTGCTGCACGTGCTGCTGGTCCGCGTGCACGGCGTCGTGCCGCCGATCGACGCGACCGAGAACGACGACCAGGTCGTGCACCCGTACAACGAGTCGACCTACGACGAGTCGACATTTAACGAATCAGGGGCCCCGCGATGA
- a CDS encoding Hsp20/alpha crystallin family protein, giving the protein MARNLVRFDPFAELSRMERDFFEDGMLGSRRTMLPTTDIYTKDDKEMVVEVHLPDFDDGDVSVDIDEGALVIQAEKHEKEEDKDKKYVIRESSQSFYRRIMLPQQTDQSKIAATFEKGVLKIDVPFAPLPAPTKVPITAGSKA; this is encoded by the coding sequence ATGGCACGCAATCTGGTCCGCTTCGACCCGTTCGCCGAGCTGAGCCGGATGGAGCGGGACTTCTTCGAGGACGGCATGCTCGGGAGCCGGCGCACGATGCTGCCGACGACCGACATCTACACGAAGGACGACAAGGAGATGGTGGTCGAGGTCCACCTCCCCGACTTCGACGACGGCGATGTCTCCGTCGACATCGACGAGGGCGCGCTCGTGATCCAGGCCGAGAAGCACGAGAAGGAGGAGGACAAGGACAAGAAGTACGTCATCCGCGAGTCCAGCCAGAGCTTCTACCGGCGCATCATGCTCCCGCAGCAGACCGATCAGTCGAAGATCGCCGCGACGTTCGAGAAGGGCGTTCTGAAGATCGACGTCCCGTTCGCGCCGCTGCCGGCCCCGACCAAGGTCCCGATCACGGCCGGATCCAAGGCCTGA
- a CDS encoding response regulator has protein sequence MSAPPIRVFLADDHEVVRRGVAALIDGQDDLEVVGEAATAAQARARILAVRPDVAVLDVRLPDGSGIDVCRAVKQAEPGIRCLMLTAYDDEDALRSAIIAGADGYVVKDIRASTLLDDIRAAHRGKRLIDPRVAERVSATLRAPADDPRFASLGLRERQVLALIADGRTNRQIAERLGLAEKTVKNYVSSLLAKLGLERRTQAAVLQLEHRGRA, from the coding sequence ATGAGCGCGCCGCCGATCCGCGTCTTCCTCGCGGACGACCACGAAGTCGTCCGCCGTGGTGTGGCCGCGCTGATCGACGGACAGGACGACCTGGAGGTCGTCGGCGAGGCGGCCACCGCGGCGCAGGCGCGGGCCAGGATCCTCGCCGTCCGGCCGGACGTCGCCGTCCTCGACGTGCGGCTGCCCGACGGCAGCGGCATCGACGTCTGCCGGGCCGTGAAGCAGGCGGAGCCGGGCATCCGGTGCCTGATGCTCACCGCGTACGACGACGAGGACGCCCTGCGCAGCGCGATCATCGCCGGCGCCGACGGCTACGTGGTCAAGGACATCCGCGCGAGCACGCTGCTCGACGACATCCGCGCCGCGCACCGGGGCAAGCGCCTCATCGACCCGCGTGTCGCCGAGCGCGTCTCGGCGACCCTGCGCGCGCCCGCCGACGACCCGCGCTTCGCCTCGCTCGGCCTCCGCGAGCGGCAGGTGCTCGCGCTCATCGCAGACGGACGGACCAACCGGCAGATCGCGGAACGGCTGGGCCTGGCCGAGAAGACGGTGAAGAACTACGTGAGCTCGCTGCTGGCCAAGCTGGGCCTGGAGCGGCGCACGCAGGCCGCAGTGCTCCAGCTCGAGCACCGCGGCCGCGCCTGA
- a CDS encoding universal stress protein — MAIDGRTVVGFDGSPSAWRALDWAAERVAGRGGALEVVHAIDTRLGGAVFGPRFDLETTVEAGLAQARNHVRALAPGIAVEVRWVEGPPASALLGEAAGAALLVVGTDKGPLQSGARTGTLPLKLAAKADCIVAVIPASPRPERNVVVVGVDRSAFARSALALAVTEASWSGAQVEAVHAWDVPEALHSALESGEHADPAFLKREEAVIPEAVADVPIARTAPILPVVVRRNPAEALIEQGSGAVAIVVGTRGRGRFAASMLGSVSHDVLLNLPCPVLVTPKEYAFVVPSGPDDRDEW, encoded by the coding sequence ATGGCGATCGACGGGCGCACGGTGGTCGGATTCGACGGGTCGCCGTCGGCGTGGCGGGCTCTGGACTGGGCGGCCGAGCGCGTCGCCGGCCGCGGCGGCGCACTGGAGGTGGTGCACGCGATCGACACCCGCCTGGGCGGGGCGGTCTTCGGGCCGCGGTTCGACCTCGAGACCACCGTGGAGGCTGGACTCGCGCAGGCGAGGAATCACGTGCGCGCGCTCGCCCCGGGCATCGCCGTGGAGGTCCGCTGGGTGGAGGGGCCGCCCGCGAGCGCGCTCCTCGGCGAGGCCGCGGGCGCCGCCCTCCTGGTGGTGGGGACGGACAAGGGCCCGCTGCAGAGCGGGGCGCGGACCGGGACCCTCCCGCTGAAGCTCGCGGCGAAGGCGGACTGCATCGTCGCGGTGATCCCCGCGTCGCCCCGTCCCGAGCGCAACGTCGTGGTGGTCGGCGTCGACCGTTCGGCGTTCGCGCGCTCCGCGCTGGCGCTCGCCGTGACCGAGGCGAGCTGGTCGGGCGCGCAGGTCGAGGCCGTGCACGCCTGGGACGTGCCGGAGGCCCTGCACTCCGCCCTCGAGTCCGGGGAACACGCCGATCCCGCGTTCCTGAAGCGCGAGGAGGCCGTGATCCCGGAGGCGGTCGCCGACGTCCCGATCGCTCGAACGGCGCCGATCCTGCCGGTCGTGGTGCGGAGGAACCCGGCCGAGGCGCTCATCGAGCAGGGCTCTGGCGCGGTCGCCATCGTCGTCGGCACCCGCGGCCGCGGCCGGTTCGCGGCCTCGATGCTCGGCTCCGTCAGCCACGACGTCCTGCTGAACCTGCCGTGCCCGGTACTCGTCACGCCGAAGGAGTACGCGTTCGTGGTGCCGAGCGGGCCCGACGATCGGGACGAGTGGTGA
- a CDS encoding metal-sensing transcriptional repressor, with translation MDRTPADIKPVLNRLRRAQGQLNAVIAAVENGGKCRDVVIQLAAVSSALDKAGFQIIATAMEKCLNDPDDTSDPMTVAELEKLFMTLA, from the coding sequence GTGGACCGCACCCCCGCCGACATCAAGCCCGTGCTGAACCGCCTGCGCCGCGCGCAGGGTCAGCTGAACGCCGTGATCGCCGCCGTCGAGAACGGCGGCAAGTGCCGCGATGTCGTCATCCAGCTCGCCGCGGTCTCCAGCGCGCTCGACAAGGCCGGCTTCCAGATCATCGCCACGGCGATGGAGAAGTGCCTGAACGACCCGGACGACACCTCCGACCCGATGACGGTCGCGGAGCTCGAGAAGCTCTTCATGACGCTGGCGTAG
- a CDS encoding SDR family NAD(P)-dependent oxidoreductase yields the protein MSTHIVEGRFSDARVIVTGAGSGIGRATAVRLLAEGATVVATDISEPRLAALAEEFGSDRLLTFAGDVSDEDVVADVMQVADGRVTSLANVAGIMDDFLPPAEVEDAVWDRVLRVNLTAVMRLTRAVLPGMLERGTGTIVNVSSEAALRGSAAGAAYTASKHAVNGLTRSTAFFYGAKGIRCNAVAPGATMTNIQAEFRSAFAGERMAAYMQTNVPQPATAEELAAAITWLLSDDSSNVNGAVLPSDAGWSVI from the coding sequence ATGTCGACGCACATCGTCGAGGGCCGGTTCTCCGACGCGCGCGTGATCGTGACCGGGGCGGGCTCCGGGATCGGCCGGGCCACCGCCGTCCGCCTGCTGGCCGAAGGGGCCACCGTCGTCGCGACGGACATCAGCGAGCCGCGCCTGGCGGCGCTCGCCGAGGAGTTCGGCTCGGACCGCCTCCTGACCTTCGCCGGCGATGTGAGCGACGAGGACGTGGTGGCCGACGTGATGCAGGTCGCGGACGGCCGGGTCACCTCCCTGGCGAACGTCGCGGGGATCATGGACGACTTCCTCCCGCCCGCCGAGGTGGAGGACGCCGTCTGGGACCGGGTGCTGCGGGTCAATCTGACCGCGGTGATGCGGCTCACGCGGGCCGTGCTGCCCGGGATGCTGGAGCGCGGAACGGGGACCATCGTGAACGTGTCCTCCGAGGCGGCCCTCCGCGGTTCGGCCGCGGGGGCCGCCTACACCGCGTCCAAGCACGCCGTGAACGGCCTGACCCGCAGCACGGCGTTCTTCTACGGGGCCAAGGGCATCCGCTGCAACGCCGTCGCTCCCGGCGCGACCATGACGAACATCCAGGCGGAGTTCCGGTCGGCGTTCGCGGGCGAGCGGATGGCAGCGTACATGCAGACCAACGTGCCGCAACCGGCGACGGCGGAGGAGTTGGCGGCGGCGATCACCTGGCTGCTCAGCGACGACTCGTCGAACGTGAACGGCGCCGTCCTCCCGTCCGATGCGGGCTGGTCGGTGATCTGA
- a CDS encoding polymer-forming cytoskeletal protein, translating to MNTRATHFLRIAGSAVLAGFLAVTLGAAAAAPAQTGGGTGPHFYSGVAVDVSGPVNGDVYAAGQSVTVSGDVTGDVIAAAQTITISGRVNGNVRLAGANVTITGQVARSGTIFASDLLIDAGGSVQNDIVATASTIRVAGDVGRDLLVSVSDLRIDGNVGGDVTYASPTTAHITAGAVAGSINHVQTQQPSAPQISPWAAVLGWFLGLVYALVALSLLTVAAGLLVPRMLTGVTDRLLPSPWRALLVGFVAAIVVPIGLLVLLVTIVGAPLALAGLLIWTVLTLATFLVGAHYLGRVVLRSSPHPVLQSFVGGLILIVGLQIPVLNILVWLAMVFFGLGAELLELYRVRPWRVGGAAAPAAPSATAPQPDAGQVLTGEPPRQ from the coding sequence ATGAACACTCGAGCAACGCACTTCCTGCGGATCGCCGGCTCGGCCGTCCTGGCCGGCTTCCTCGCGGTGACCCTGGGCGCCGCGGCCGCCGCGCCGGCGCAGACCGGAGGAGGCACGGGACCGCACTTCTACAGCGGGGTCGCCGTGGACGTGTCCGGACCGGTGAACGGCGATGTCTACGCTGCCGGGCAGAGCGTCACCGTCAGCGGCGACGTCACCGGCGACGTGATCGCCGCCGCCCAGACCATCACGATCAGCGGCCGCGTCAACGGCAACGTCCGGCTCGCCGGGGCGAATGTGACGATCACCGGCCAGGTCGCGCGGAGCGGCACGATCTTCGCCTCCGACCTCCTCATCGACGCCGGGGGGTCCGTGCAGAACGACATCGTCGCCACCGCGTCGACGATCCGCGTCGCGGGCGACGTCGGCAGGGACCTGCTGGTCAGCGTCAGCGACCTCCGGATCGATGGGAACGTCGGCGGCGACGTGACCTACGCCAGCCCGACGACGGCGCACATCACCGCCGGGGCGGTCGCCGGGAGCATCAACCACGTCCAGACCCAGCAGCCCTCCGCGCCGCAGATCTCGCCGTGGGCCGCGGTGCTGGGCTGGTTCCTGGGGCTGGTCTACGCACTAGTGGCGCTCAGCCTGCTCACCGTCGCCGCCGGCCTGCTCGTCCCGCGCATGCTGACCGGCGTCACGGACCGCCTCCTGCCGTCGCCCTGGCGCGCGCTGCTGGTGGGGTTCGTCGCCGCGATCGTCGTGCCCATCGGGCTGCTGGTCCTGCTCGTGACCATCGTGGGCGCCCCCCTCGCGCTCGCCGGCCTGCTGATCTGGACCGTGCTGACGCTCGCGACCTTCCTGGTCGGCGCGCACTACCTCGGGCGGGTCGTGCTGCGCAGCTCGCCGCATCCCGTCCTGCAGTCCTTCGTGGGCGGGCTGATCCTGATCGTCGGGCTGCAGATCCCGGTCCTCAACATCCTGGTCTGGCTGGCGATGGTGTTCTTCGGGCTCGGAGCAGAGCTGCTCGAGCTGTACCGGGTGCGTCCCTGGCGCGTCGGCGGAGCGGCTGCCCCTGCGGCGCCGTCCGCGACGGCGCCGCAGCCGGACGCCGGCCAGGTCCTGACGGGCGAGCCGCCCCGGCAGTAG
- a CDS encoding cation:proton antiporter — MSFAVLALVVAVGLLGPLAAARSIWRVPVVVGELLGGLLIGVSGFRLVDPANDDFQLLASIGFGLTMVVVGSHVPVRDPEVRSALARGALGAALVGAAAAILAALLAAVGHSGNGLLYGVLLASSSAALVLPMLQSVNVDKRSAAQLVAQIAVADVVCVVLLPLVVQPGRALTAGIGVLVIAALAVGLWFALTRWVRSDRRRALHAYSERRRFALELRLSLLVLFSFAAIAQFAQLSILIAGFALGLVLSAVGEPHRLARQLFGMTEGFFGPLFFVWLGASLDLRALVAHPAMILLGVALGVGAVLAHLASRLAGLPWAQAVASAGQLGVPVAAVTLGLQTHTLAPGEGGAILLGALISLATSAVSVAAVARRAGGAVRATPAS; from the coding sequence ATGAGCTTCGCCGTCCTCGCGCTCGTGGTGGCCGTCGGCCTGCTCGGCCCGCTGGCGGCCGCGCGCTCGATCTGGCGCGTGCCCGTCGTGGTGGGCGAGCTGCTCGGCGGGCTCCTCATCGGGGTCTCCGGATTCCGGCTGGTCGACCCGGCGAACGACGACTTCCAGCTGCTCGCCTCGATCGGCTTCGGGCTGACGATGGTCGTCGTCGGGTCGCACGTGCCGGTCCGCGACCCGGAGGTCCGCTCTGCGCTCGCCCGCGGCGCCCTCGGCGCCGCGCTGGTGGGCGCGGCCGCCGCGATCCTGGCCGCCCTGCTCGCCGCCGTGGGGCACTCCGGGAACGGCCTGCTCTACGGCGTGCTGCTGGCCTCGTCGTCCGCGGCGCTCGTGCTGCCGATGCTGCAGTCCGTGAACGTGGACAAGCGCTCCGCGGCGCAGCTCGTCGCGCAGATCGCCGTCGCGGACGTGGTGTGCGTCGTCCTCCTGCCGCTGGTCGTCCAGCCGGGGAGGGCGCTGACCGCCGGGATCGGGGTGCTGGTCATCGCGGCGCTCGCCGTCGGGCTGTGGTTCGCGCTGACCCGCTGGGTCCGCTCCGATCGCCGCCGTGCGCTGCACGCCTACTCGGAGCGGCGCCGGTTCGCGCTCGAGCTGCGGCTCAGCCTGCTGGTGCTGTTCTCGTTCGCGGCGATCGCCCAGTTCGCGCAGCTCTCGATCCTGATCGCCGGGTTCGCGCTCGGGCTGGTGTTGTCGGCCGTCGGCGAGCCGCACCGGCTGGCGCGGCAGCTGTTCGGGATGACGGAGGGCTTCTTCGGCCCGCTGTTCTTCGTCTGGCTCGGGGCGTCGCTCGACCTGCGCGCGCTGGTTGCGCACCCCGCCATGATCCTGCTCGGCGTCGCGCTCGGCGTGGGAGCGGTGCTCGCCCACCTCGCCTCCCGGCTCGCCGGGCTGCCCTGGGCGCAGGCCGTCGCCTCGGCGGGTCAGCTCGGCGTGCCGGTCGCGGCCGTGACGCTCGGCCTCCAGACCCACACGCTCGCGCCGGGGGAGGGCGGTGCCATTCTGCTCGGCGCGCTCATCAGCCTGGCGACGTCGGCGGTGTCGGTCGCGGCGGTGGCGCGGCGCGCGGGCGGCGCGGTGCGGGCTACGCCAGCGTCATGA
- a CDS encoding ABC transporter ATP-binding protein → MPTTGAAVDVRGLRKSFGRTVALDGLDLTVEAGQIAGFLGPNGAGKTTTLRVLLGLLRAEATTLRVLGADPWTDAVELHRRIAYVPGDVNLWPNLTGGQIIDILSRLRGGVRPARRDELVQRFDLDPSKKARTYSKGNRQKVALIAALASDAELLLLDEPTAGLDPIMDAEFRTCVRQVQADGGSVLLSSHIFAEVERLCDTVTIIRKGHTVEAGTLAELRHLNRTSVSVVLGDSGGGLSRIAGVHDLALDGPHASFTVADEDLGTVLAALAPLKPQSLVCTPPSLEEIFLRHYGTELSALASPAS, encoded by the coding sequence ATGCCGACCACCGGCGCGGCCGTCGACGTCCGCGGCCTCCGCAAGTCCTTCGGGCGCACCGTCGCGCTCGACGGGCTGGACCTCACCGTCGAGGCCGGGCAGATCGCCGGCTTCCTCGGCCCGAACGGCGCGGGCAAGACCACCACGCTGCGGGTGCTGCTCGGGCTGCTGCGGGCCGAGGCGACGACGCTGCGCGTCCTCGGCGCGGACCCCTGGACCGACGCGGTCGAGCTGCATCGCCGGATCGCCTACGTCCCCGGTGACGTCAACCTGTGGCCCAACCTCACCGGCGGCCAGATCATCGACATCCTGAGCCGGCTGCGCGGCGGCGTCCGCCCGGCGCGCAGGGACGAGCTCGTGCAACGCTTCGACCTCGACCCGTCGAAGAAGGCCCGCACCTACTCGAAGGGCAACCGGCAGAAGGTCGCGCTGATCGCGGCGCTCGCGTCGGACGCCGAGCTGCTGCTCCTCGACGAGCCGACGGCGGGGCTCGATCCGATCATGGACGCCGAGTTCCGCACCTGCGTCCGGCAGGTGCAGGCCGACGGCGGCTCCGTGCTGCTGTCGAGCCACATCTTCGCGGAGGTCGAGCGGCTCTGCGACACCGTGACGATCATCAGGAAGGGGCACACCGTCGAAGCGGGAACGCTCGCGGAACTGCGGCACCTGAACCGCACGAGCGTGTCGGTGGTGCTCGGAGACTCCGGCGGCGGGCTCTCCCGCATCGCCGGCGTCCACGACCTCGCCCTGGACGGCCCCCACGCGTCCTTCACCGTCGCCGACGAGGACCTCGGCACGGTGCTCGCCGCGCTCGCCCCGCTGAAGCCGCAGTCGCTCGTCTGCACCCCGCCGTCGCTGGAGGAGATCTTCCTCCGGCACTACGGCACCGAACTGTCCGCCCTCGCTTCCCCCGCATCATGA